A genomic segment from Pyrodictium occultum encodes:
- a CDS encoding 50S ribosomal protein L35ae produces MSGEAAKVYTGLVIGYRLGSNTQYENQVLIRVDGVNDSRKAAQLIGWRVLYRDNKGNEYRGKIVRVHGNKGVVIAVFKPNLPGQARGGNVYIYPRGVELVFEEQKK; encoded by the coding sequence TTGAGCGGAGAGGCCGCGAAGGTCTATACAGGGTTAGTCATAGGCTATAGGCTTGGCTCAAACACCCAGTACGAGAACCAGGTGCTGATAAGGGTTGACGGGGTAAACGACTCCAGGAAAGCCGCGCAGCTCATCGGCTGGCGCGTCCTCTACCGCGACAACAAGGGTAACGAGTACCGTGGAAAGATAGTACGTGTCCACGGGAACAAGGGCGTAGTTATAGCCGTGTTTAAGCCAAACCTGCCGGGCCAGGCGAGAGGGGGCAACGTCTACATCTACCCGCGGGGCGTCGAGCTAGTGTTCGAGGAGCAGAAGAAGTAG